A DNA window from Streptomyces sp. CA-278952 contains the following coding sequences:
- a CDS encoding ALF repeat-containing protein: protein MSSEHIPATDRGKVLTLWKAGGPGVKAAAEAALLGTDADVRRFLDHENAVSQLSDDRVATVQVFSAGGRAVREAAQTALDGTPAELDAFLKDGWQAPLIQDQRVNAVQILSAGGPGLQQAGQAALDGTPEDVQRFIVEGQFAARDTDNRVLAVQILSTGGPATREAAQAALDGSTQDVADFLEVGQHIARSRDQEQATVEELAALVQEAGRQAKAESVAAKEASDQALAATELAKDAAEKAALETALAKDDAIKASNAAGRAADAARGAAKAAQQAINASRAANTSARIAANAAAQASSAAAGAAQAASNARNAAAAAATDATKAADARKAAEGARAAAKGAETAGLAADHAANAADEAGKAASAAASAGTNADNAATAAAAASGHANVSSAQAQRARDAAAAAQRQAAEATRAANKAVDLAGKAAKAAREARDAANSAATHARNAATAADEAADHAGDAAKAAAESTKHAGEAKKAADSATAAVTKASATYALARELEAEELADRKHIAIEEAKAAKIADSERYAAGQKASADAKAADAEALRLASLVDTPGTDQAQAAKAARKVGLHVMKTRGPWSVTTAEMALAGTDDQVIEYIRKGWQKAAEQDEYARTNNLVWESEYAAVRTAAEAALLQGPEQIKAFLETGQHEAAKSDYRIEVVKLMNGAGPGVTKAGQAALDSGSTDKLSEFITTGFHNNRRSDERVRAMQLFSTGTPELKTAAEVALAGSPEILHEFIEVGQYRAKRKDQLTATHVSRVQGLIAGSARIAAKAQQDAALAAKVAAEARKAAADAAEYARQAQASADKATDYAKQADAHADNAEKSAADAAASARTARNAEASAHNAAREANSSAARAENSAAAAQNSASEAWASADAARASATEAGKDSAAAQKAMDEALDIAFWKMQEEIRQLLNDEVAKQEEWDLLAEDQAFEDHMKKLEEIDWGKVLSEGGHLGLDILGLIPGLGEPADLVNCLWYFGEGKKMDAGLSCAAIVPVAGWLATAGKGGKWVTKADGFFKKLFSKNPVFAVCAAPKSFARAAAFPCPVEFENLGNDVFRSPSGLIYMRENSGTHRIDHVMNHTRPGPPDKPLHGIFVQKDQRKLLRLVDDAWRKRGAAKKVGKNNVYAVEYGGAIGEGGERFVCIVTRGKNKMQRVMSAYPSMDATCPKGK, encoded by the coding sequence TTGAGCAGCGAGCACATACCGGCTACGGACCGCGGCAAGGTCCTGACGTTGTGGAAGGCAGGCGGCCCCGGGGTCAAGGCGGCAGCCGAGGCCGCCCTGCTGGGGACTGACGCGGACGTCCGACGGTTCCTCGACCACGAGAACGCCGTCTCTCAGCTGAGCGATGACCGCGTGGCCACGGTGCAGGTCTTCTCAGCGGGCGGCCGGGCCGTGCGCGAGGCGGCGCAGACAGCCCTGGACGGCACCCCGGCAGAGCTCGACGCCTTCCTCAAGGACGGATGGCAGGCTCCGCTGATACAGGATCAGCGCGTCAACGCCGTGCAGATCCTGAGCGCAGGCGGGCCCGGCCTGCAGCAGGCGGGCCAGGCCGCTCTGGACGGCACGCCCGAGGACGTTCAGCGCTTCATCGTCGAAGGTCAGTTCGCCGCCCGGGACACCGACAACCGCGTCCTCGCCGTGCAGATCCTGAGCACGGGCGGACCGGCGACCAGGGAAGCGGCTCAGGCCGCGCTGGACGGCAGTACTCAGGACGTGGCGGACTTCCTGGAAGTCGGCCAGCACATCGCGCGGTCCCGCGACCAGGAGCAGGCCACCGTCGAGGAACTTGCCGCGCTGGTCCAGGAGGCCGGGCGCCAGGCCAAGGCGGAGAGCGTCGCAGCCAAGGAAGCCTCCGATCAGGCCCTCGCAGCGACCGAACTCGCCAAGGACGCAGCGGAGAAGGCCGCTCTGGAGACCGCCCTGGCAAAGGACGACGCGATCAAGGCGTCGAACGCCGCAGGGCGAGCCGCCGATGCGGCCAGAGGTGCGGCAAAGGCGGCTCAACAAGCCATCAACGCCTCCCGGGCGGCCAACACCTCGGCCCGCATCGCCGCGAACGCCGCGGCCCAGGCCTCGTCGGCCGCCGCCGGAGCGGCCCAGGCCGCCTCCAACGCGCGCAACGCAGCCGCAGCGGCGGCGACCGACGCGACCAAGGCAGCCGACGCGCGCAAGGCAGCCGAAGGCGCACGCGCCGCGGCGAAGGGCGCGGAGACCGCGGGCCTGGCGGCCGACCACGCCGCCAACGCCGCCGACGAAGCGGGCAAGGCGGCTTCGGCCGCCGCGAGCGCGGGCACGAACGCGGACAACGCCGCCACCGCGGCCGCGGCCGCGAGCGGTCACGCCAACGTGTCCAGCGCACAGGCCCAGCGGGCCAGGGATGCGGCTGCGGCCGCCCAGCGGCAGGCGGCCGAGGCCACCCGTGCCGCGAACAAGGCGGTGGACCTGGCCGGCAAGGCCGCCAAGGCCGCCCGCGAGGCACGGGACGCCGCGAACTCCGCGGCCACCCATGCCAGGAACGCGGCCACAGCCGCCGACGAAGCCGCCGATCACGCAGGCGACGCCGCCAAGGCTGCAGCCGAATCGACCAAGCACGCCGGCGAGGCGAAGAAGGCTGCCGACAGCGCAACCGCCGCCGTCACGAAGGCGAGCGCCACGTACGCCCTGGCCCGGGAGCTCGAAGCCGAGGAGCTCGCCGACCGTAAGCACATCGCGATCGAGGAGGCGAAAGCCGCCAAGATCGCGGACAGCGAGCGGTACGCCGCCGGGCAGAAGGCCTCGGCGGATGCCAAGGCCGCCGACGCGGAGGCGCTCCGTCTCGCGTCCCTGGTGGACACCCCCGGGACCGATCAGGCGCAAGCGGCGAAGGCCGCCCGCAAGGTCGGCCTTCATGTCATGAAGACCAGGGGCCCTTGGAGCGTCACGACCGCCGAGATGGCTCTGGCCGGCACGGACGACCAGGTGATCGAGTACATCCGCAAGGGCTGGCAGAAAGCCGCGGAGCAGGACGAGTACGCCCGTACGAACAATCTCGTGTGGGAGTCCGAGTACGCGGCCGTGCGCACCGCCGCCGAGGCGGCGCTCCTCCAAGGCCCCGAGCAGATCAAGGCGTTCCTCGAGACCGGCCAGCACGAGGCGGCCAAGAGCGACTACCGCATCGAGGTGGTCAAGCTGATGAACGGGGCCGGGCCGGGGGTGACCAAGGCAGGCCAAGCCGCCCTCGACTCCGGTTCGACCGACAAACTGAGTGAATTCATCACGACCGGGTTCCACAACAACCGGCGCAGCGACGAGCGTGTTCGTGCCATGCAGCTGTTCAGCACCGGAACCCCGGAGCTGAAGACTGCGGCCGAGGTGGCGCTGGCCGGATCGCCCGAGATCCTGCATGAGTTCATCGAGGTCGGGCAGTACCGGGCCAAGCGTAAGGACCAGCTCACGGCGACCCACGTGTCGCGGGTACAGGGCTTGATCGCCGGCTCGGCGCGCATCGCCGCGAAGGCGCAGCAGGACGCCGCTCTCGCCGCAAAGGTGGCTGCGGAGGCGCGCAAGGCCGCGGCCGATGCGGCCGAGTACGCCAGGCAGGCCCAAGCCTCGGCGGACAAGGCCACGGACTACGCCAAGCAGGCCGACGCCCACGCGGACAACGCGGAGAAGTCCGCCGCGGACGCGGCAGCCTCCGCGAGGACCGCGCGCAACGCCGAGGCCAGTGCGCACAACGCCGCCCGGGAAGCGAACAGCTCAGCCGCTCGCGCGGAGAACTCCGCCGCCGCAGCGCAGAACTCCGCGAGCGAGGCCTGGGCATCAGCGGACGCGGCCCGCGCGTCCGCGACCGAGGCGGGCAAGGACTCCGCAGCCGCCCAGAAGGCGATGGACGAAGCTCTGGACATCGCCTTCTGGAAGATGCAGGAAGAGATCCGGCAACTCCTCAACGACGAGGTCGCCAAGCAGGAGGAGTGGGACCTCTTGGCGGAGGATCAGGCTTTCGAGGACCACATGAAGAAGCTGGAGGAGATCGACTGGGGCAAGGTCCTCTCCGAAGGTGGCCACCTTGGCCTGGACATCCTCGGCCTGATTCCAGGTCTCGGTGAGCCCGCAGACCTCGTCAACTGCCTGTGGTATTTCGGTGAGGGTAAGAAGATGGACGCAGGTCTTTCCTGCGCCGCCATCGTTCCTGTGGCCGGCTGGCTGGCCACGGCTGGAAAGGGCGGAAAATGGGTCACCAAGGCCGACGGCTTCTTCAAGAAGCTGTTCTCCAAAAACCCGGTGTTCGCCGTATGCGCCGCGCCGAAGTCCTTCGCCCGCGCGGCAGCATTCCCGTGCCCTGTTGAATTCGAAAACCTCGGGAACGATGTGTTCCGCTCTCCGTCCGGCCTGATCTATATGCGTGAAAACTCCGGCACGCACCGTATCGATCACGTCATGAACCACACCAGGCCCGGCCCCCCCGACAAGCCGTTGCACGGCATCTTTGTGCAGAAGGACCAGCGCAAGCTCCTGAGGCTCGTGGACGATGCCTGGCGGAAGAGGGGCGCAGCAAAGAAGGTGGGCAAGAACAACGTCTACGCGGTGGAGTACGGCGGTGCGATCGGCGAAGGCGGAGAGCGTTTCGTGTGTATCGTGACTCGGGGCAAGAACAAAATGCAGAGGGTCATGAGCGCATATCCCTCCATGGATGCCACGTGCCCCAAGGGCAAGTGA
- a CDS encoding MFS transporter codes for MSVDDTTLPKQPDTLPSPWRSTRFRLFFTARSASLLADGMLMVSLTTAVLGAGHGASGVGYALAAWMTPIVLLVLFGGVLADRFTPQLMMICADLVRMLAMITLAALLFSSDRVPLWQIMALLALSGAATAMFQPGMASMVPRVAEDIQKANALLRISEALSTLLGPGLAGILVAYWQVSGSYLVIAAAYALSAAVLLPLRKLHTVRDEGDAPMWRRLATGWQEFRSRQWLWGVIAVWSVYGLFVFGPALPLGAALMIEQHGASGYGWIASADGAGTIIGGLIGMRVRPKRPLVAGALAMLCFALNPLAPALEWSFAATAIAHVIAGYGFAFWGVMWATSVQSHIPLTVLSRVSAYDVAGSIMVIPLGRALAGPAADAFGANEVLIFSSVVSFVLLAVMLSVPAIRALRRAPEVVLRKAEAEPAV; via the coding sequence TCTCCCTCACCACGGCCGTGCTGGGAGCGGGCCACGGGGCGAGCGGCGTCGGCTACGCGCTGGCCGCGTGGATGACCCCGATCGTCCTGCTGGTGCTGTTCGGCGGGGTGCTGGCCGACCGGTTCACCCCGCAGCTGATGATGATCTGCGCCGACCTAGTGCGGATGCTGGCCATGATCACGCTGGCGGCGCTGCTCTTCTCCTCCGACCGCGTCCCGCTGTGGCAGATCATGGCGCTGCTGGCGCTCAGCGGCGCCGCGACCGCGATGTTCCAGCCCGGTATGGCGAGCATGGTCCCCCGGGTCGCGGAGGACATCCAGAAGGCCAACGCGCTGCTGCGCATATCCGAGGCCCTGAGCACGCTGCTCGGCCCCGGTCTGGCGGGCATCCTCGTCGCGTACTGGCAGGTGTCGGGCTCGTACCTGGTGATCGCGGCGGCGTACGCGCTCAGCGCGGCGGTCCTGCTGCCCCTGCGGAAGCTGCACACGGTCCGCGACGAGGGCGACGCCCCGATGTGGCGCAGGCTCGCGACGGGCTGGCAGGAGTTCCGGTCCCGCCAGTGGCTGTGGGGCGTCATCGCGGTCTGGTCCGTCTACGGCCTGTTCGTGTTCGGCCCCGCGCTGCCGCTCGGCGCGGCACTGATGATCGAGCAGCACGGGGCCAGCGGATACGGCTGGATCGCCTCGGCGGACGGCGCCGGGACGATCATCGGCGGCCTGATCGGCATGCGGGTCCGCCCGAAACGCCCGCTGGTGGCCGGCGCGCTGGCCATGCTCTGCTTCGCCCTCAATCCCCTGGCCCCGGCGCTCGAATGGTCCTTCGCGGCCACGGCGATCGCCCATGTGATCGCGGGTTACGGCTTCGCGTTCTGGGGCGTGATGTGGGCGACCAGCGTCCAGTCGCACATCCCGCTGACGGTCCTGAGCCGCGTCTCCGCGTACGACGTCGCCGGCTCCATCATGGTCATCCCGCTCGGCCGCGCGCTGGCGGGCCCGGCGGCGGACGCGTTCGGCGCGAACGAGGTGCTGATCTTCTCGTCGGTCGTGTCGTTCGTCCTGCTGGCCGTCATGCTCAGCGTCCCGGCGATCCGGGCACTGCGGCGGGCGCCGGAGGTCGTGCTGCGGAAGGCGGAGGCCGAACCGGCGGTCTGA